AGGTCACATGAACATCCTTAAAACCTCTGAGCGCTCCCTGAAGCGGCGCATTGATGCTGTCGGCAAACTGCATAAAGACCGCGTAAATCAGAAACCCAGCTAGTATCGGCTGCACTTCAGTACTGCTGGTATAAAGAGCGGCGATTTCATCGCGGAACTGGGTTAAGAGCAGCGCCAATGTTCCAACGCTAAAAAAGGTCAGATAACGGCTGAGCTTGATGTACTGCCGGGCATCCGCCAATCGTTTTGCCCCGACCTCATAGCCCACCAAAATGGTCAAGGTCATGCTCACCGCCAGTGGCACCATATAGACAATGGTCGTAAAGTTCATAGCCGCCTGATGGGCCGCCACAATCGCCGTCCCATAAGCCGTCATAAAGAGCCCCACTGCCCAAAGATACTCTGCTCACAGAACATCGTCGCGCCAATGGGAATACCAACGCCCAGCTGTTTTTTCCATTCGGCCAGATGAATCCCCGGCAAGTGACGGAACACATGATAGTCCTTGAAGGGATGCATGCGGCTGACCACGATAATATTCAGGACAAGGTTTAACGTCAATGTTACCGCTGAACCAATCCCCGCACCGATACCGCCAAATGCCGGCAGCCCAAAGAGGCCATACATAAAGATATAATTTAACGTGATATTGGTCGGCACCGTACACATGGTCACGCACATCGTAAGCCGCGTATAACCATGGGCATCAATAAAGTTGCGCAGCACCGAGGAAATAAAGATGGGAATGATGCCTAGCGACAGGAACATCAGATAATGGCTCGTGATGTATTCCACCCGCGGCTCCAGATTCAGGAGCGGCAGAATATAGGGTACTGCAAGCCAGCCCAAGGACACAAAGCCCACGCCTAATGCCAAAGCCCAATAAAAGCCCTGCTTGACGATAAAGCCGATTTTTTCCTGCTTTCCCGCGCCATAAAGCTGCGAAATGGTTGGCGTCAGCCCCGAGATAATTCCTAAGAAACTGCCGAAAAAGGGCATAAAGAGATTAACCCCCACGGCTACACCCGCCAAATCCTGCTGGCTGATATGCCCGGCCATTACCGTATTAAAAAACCCTGTTGCCATTAAAGACAACTGGGTTATAAAGATGGGCAAAAGCACCACAAAGAATTGTCGTGCTTTTGCCTTGTAACCAAAGGTCTGTTTCATCAGTTTTCATCCTTAGACAGGCAACAGTTCTTATACTTCTTGCCGCTGCCACAGGGACAAGGGTCATTGCGGCCCGCCTTTTGACGGCGTACTTCCGCAAAGGGAATCACCTGACCCACACCACTCTTGGCGAAAAGTTCGCTGGGGGTGTGGCCTTTAAGCGGCCAAAGATGGGTTTCGTTATTGTAGGCAATGAGCAGAGGTACTACAGCCTTCATCTTGGCCTCGTCCTCCATCATGCCCAGCTGTTCCAGATATTCAGCAGCTTCCTGCATGGAACCGCCATTCTGCAACAGGATAAAGATTTCGCCCACAATATCCGCAGCCTTGAGCACATCACAGCCATGCTCCTTCATAAAGAACTGCGCCAAATCCTTGTACTCGTTGGTCGCATCAATATGATTATTGGCACCTGCTTCAAAAAGCTGTTTATAGCCAAATTCTGCATAGTCCAGATTGCTGTGCTTGCGCTGTTCGTCTTCCAGAGCGTTCTCATCAATCAGCGTATAGTACTTCACGCCCTGCGGCAGTGCCACAATGGTGTTCGTCCAGCAGGAAGCATTGAGCATCACGCCCACAAAGTCCTTGAAGGACAGGTTTTCCCGCTGGTCGGCTTCCAGCTGCCCGGCCACTTTGGTATAGAGGGTTTCATAATCCATATAACCATAGTAGAACAGATAACCGGCCGTCAGGCGGGTAATCTCCGTGTTCATGGTCGCAAGCGCCTCAAAGTTCGGAGAATCCAGCTTCTTGAATTCAGCCCGGATTTCCTTCGGCATGTACCAGATAAGTTTATCTCCATCCTTACCGCAGGATAAGAGGCCCAGTCCCCGCAGGTAATCCAGACGCACATCATCATCCCGCAACTTGGCACTCTTGCCCTTTTCGAGAATGAAATGCTGGAAGCATTCGTATTCTTCCAAAAGAATAGAGGGCAGCCAGATGCGGGCAAACTTCAAAATTTCCGGAGCCAGCTTCTCTGCCAATTCTGCCTTCTTGAGGGAGCTGGCGCCGCTGATGTTGAGGTTGTAGCGGATATCGTCGAGTTCCGCCTTAGTCATGGCGTTCAGCATGTCCTTCAGCGTGTTCTTTTCCGGCATCTTGTGACGATAGAGGGCCTTCTTGCGCTCCTCCATATCCGCTTCCATCATCTGGGCAAGAGTTTCTGCCTGGGTCAATTCTTTTTTCTGGTCTTCCATTGGTCTTTCTAAAATCCTTTCTATCCTTACGTCTTACAGGGTAATTTGTTCTCAGCCAAAGTAATCGGCAATGCCATCGGCAATGCCCTGGGCAGCTTTGCGAATGCCTTCTTCGCTGTCGAGCATTTTCTCTTCGCTCTCGTTGGAGATAAAGGCAACTTCCACCAGCGTAGCCGGCATATCGGTATGCTTCACCACATAGAAGTTGCTGCTCTGGGTGCCCCGGCTCTGGGTGCCCAGCTGGTCAACGATGCCAGCCCGAATCTTATCCGCCAGCTTGCGGGAGCGCTTGTCCCCCAGGGAATAATAATAGCCTGTGGTACCTTTCGCCGCATTGTTGGTAAAGGAATCCATATGAATGGAAACAAAGATATCGGCTTTCTTGACATTGGCCACATCACAGCGAGCCTGCAGTTCTTCAATGTCCGTAGCCTTGGCCCGCTTCTTGGAAACTTCGATATCGGCATTACGGGTCATATAGACCGTAGCGCCTTCTTTCACCAACAGGCGTTTGACTTCATTGGACACCCGCAGGGTCACGCTCTTTTCCATAACCCCCGTGGGGCCGATAGCACCGGAGTCGCTGCCGCCATGACCGGGGTCAATGACGATTATGCGGCCTTTCAAGCCGGTAATGCCTGCCAGTTCGCCATCCATGTCTTCCCCACCAGCAGGTTCCTGTTTTTCTGCAGGTTCGGGTTCAGGCTTGGTACTTGGTTTCGCCGGTTCTGTTTTCGGCGTGGACGGATGCGAGCCTGTTTTTGACATGTCAATTTGTGCGTCATCCGAATCGGTCAGATTGCCAAAGTCCATGACAATGCGGCCGGGTGTTTTGCCACTACTCAAGGCAAAGACATTGTAGTTGTTTTTGCCCACCTTAGTCTCTACCACCACACGAACAGTTTTGGGGTCAAATTGGGCGATTTTTACGCCCCCTACAAAGCGGTTGTCAATATGGATGTGTTTGTCCACCTTCGGCGACAGCCAGGCATTTTCTATATCCACCACCACACGGTCAGGGCCGGACAGCACCATTTTTTTGTATTTTACGGGCTTGGTGGCATCGATGACAATACGAGTCTTATCCCCGTTAAAACTGTCACGGATGCCAGTGATTTCGGCCATGCCGCTGATACGCTCACTGAATGCCTCATCAGCAGCCGAAGCCGCGGAGAGGGGCAGGAGCAGACATAAAGTTGTCAACAGCAGTAAATGTATATAGAAGAAAATACGTTTCATAGAATCCCTCCATTACAGGACACATATACTCTATTATCAACTTTATTGCGTGAAAATGCAAGGGCTGGGGAGGATTTTAATGGAGATTTAAGATAGAACATCTTCACACACTGCTTTGAGACAACGAGAATGGGGAAATTTTCCTTATCGTAAAAAGTCCGCTGACAAAAAGTGTCAACGGACTTTTAGTAAATTGCAGTTTGTCGATGTTATTGCGAGATTACTTTTAGTTGTTACAGCTCAATTTGGGCGGAGGTGGTAATACTTTTCGCCGTTGCACTAAATGACCCACAAGTAAATGTATGGACCTTTTAGTTACCTGCGCCGGGCAAGACCGGCGGCGCGTATGTTCAGCCCAGTGTTTAGTCTGTGCCGTTTGTGGGCCAGTCCTCACTTCGTTCGGACAGTCGTTCCACGCCGAAAAGCATCACCACCTCCACCCTAAGCAATGCTCGTATAAGACGGTATTTTCGCGGTGACAAGCAGCAAGTACATCGATGTTCTTGTAACGGGAACAACGAGTTCTCGCCGATTGCATAATCCATAGTTTGAGGCGGACGGGAAGTGATTTTTCTGTCAGGAGCGACTGCCTGAACGAAGTGAAGGCCGGCCCCTGTAGGATGCAGCTAAGCAAATACGCTGAAAGCAGCGCCGTTGGCCTGCCCGGCGCAGGTAACTGGACAGTTCTCTTTTACGAGGGGGTCGTTTAGCGGAAAACAGAAAAATTACTTCCCGTTCGCCCCTGACAACGTATGAACTGGATACCTTTATCACGAGTTCCCCGATAAACTAACGTCTTGCTTTTGGCTTGCCGAGAATTTCTGACCAGATAACTGCCTGTTGCAAATTACTTAACGTCACCGTATTCTGCGGAGCCTGTGCTTGTTCGACTCGCTGGGATTCTGCACGTTTCTCTGCCTGTTCCCGCTGCTTTTTCTTGCGGCGCAGCATTTCCTGATAGCGTTCCTGCTGTGCACGAATCGCCTCCTGTGTTTCCACTTCTGCCGTTGTCTGAATGTCAGGCAGCGGCGGAGCGCCTCTCAGTTCCGGAATTTCGATTTTTATGCGCTCCTGTTTAGGCTGCGGAATATCCGGCAGGGGGCGCTGGGGGAAATCCGGTATCCGGCGTTTGGGCACCGGCTTTTTCTTGTCCTTGCGGTCAGAAAAGATGGCAAAGAGAATAAAGAGGACTATGACCCAAAAGGAGTCCATAAGTACCCCTCCTTATTTTACCGGTGCCGACGGCGCCTGCAATTTGCTGCCCGCACTGCTCGTGCTGATGGCATTGCGCATATCCGTGTCGGCCTGCACATTGTTGAGGTTGTAGTAGTCCATAACCCCGAGCTTGCCTTCCCGCAAAGCCTGTGCCATAGCATGCGGCACTTCGGCCTGTGCTTCGACAACCTTGGCTTCCATTTCCTGCGTGTAAGCCTTCATTTCCTGCTCTTTAGCTACAGCCATCGCGCGGCGTTCTTCGGCTTTAGCCTGCGCGATGCGCTTGTCGGCTTCGGCCTGGTCAGTCTGCAGTTCTGCACCGATGTTGCGGCCTACATCCACGTCAGCGATATCAATGGAGAGGATTTCAAAGGCCGTACCGGCGTCGAGGCCCTTCCCCAACACTGTCTTGGAAATATCATCCGGGTTAGCCAGCACATCATTGTGGCTTTCGGAAGAACCTACAGTTGTGACGATACCTTCGCCAACACGGGCGATAATCGTCGGTTCACCAGCACCACCGACCAGACGGTCAATATTAGCGCGCACGGTAACACGTGCCTTGATTTTAAGTTCGATACCGTTTTTGGCCACAGCGGAAACCACCGGCGTTTCGATAACCTTCGGATTAACGCTCATCTGCACGGCTTCGAGCACATCACGGCCAGCCAAATCAATGGCGGCAGAGCGTTCAAAGGGCAGGGGAATCTGCGCACGGTGAGCCGCGATAAGGGCATCCACGACCTTATCCACGTTACCACCCGCCAAGTAATGAGCTTCGAGCTGATTAACGGCCACATCAAGACCAGCTTTATTGGCCTTAATCAGCGGCAGGATAATCTTGTTAGGCGGTACGCGGCGCATGCGCATACCAACCAAAGTCATAATGCCCACCCGCACATTGGCTGCCAAAGCAGAAATCCAGAGTCCGATGGGGACAAAGTGCAGGAACACCATGATAAATGCAATAATCAGGACTAACAAAAAACCTGTTCCAATCAAACCACTCATAAATGCAAAACCTCCTTAAATCTGTCGCACAACTACCCGGTTTCCTTCGACGGCCACAACTTGAACCTGTACACCTTTCGGCACAAAAGCCCCTTCGGAAACCACATCCACAGGTTTGCCATTCAGCCGCACACTGCCAGAAGGACGCAGCTCCGTGAGCACTTCACCCACAGCTCCCAGCAGTGACTCCCGCGGTGCCGCACTGACAAAGCCGCGTTCCGAACGCGATTCATCCTTCAGCACCACCTTATTCCAAAGTTTACTCGAAGGCAAACGCTTAACGATAAGTGCAAAAATCACAATCGCTGCCACAAAGGAAATCAGCATGGCATAGAGCGCATGAATATCTCCGCCCAGTGCCAGCACCACGCTGTAGAGCATAGCGGCAACACCCAGGCCAGCCAAAAGCCCCACCGTAGGCAGCAACATTTCCACGATAATACAGAGAATACCGCCCATAAATATGGCAATCTGATACAGGGACACCAGCCCTTTCACATACTGACTGCCCCAAAAGACACCAGCGGCTACCAGCCCCAGCAAGATACCTGCTCCCAAGCCACCAGTCTTTATCTCCACCATAATGGCCAGAAACATAATCGCCAGCAAAAGCATCTGCACCACCGGCATACCTACCACCATATCCATATACTCACCCCCTAAGAAATATTTCCACACCGCCTGCATAAAGTCCTGCCTAGGCGAAGCTACTGCATCGTACTAAGCTCATGGAGACTGGTGATGTTTTCCGCAGCTTTTGACAAGCCTGTCTATGGCGAAGGAAAAGCATCACTAGTCTCCACGAGCGCCTTAGCACCTCTATGTAACATACAACCTAAGCCCGTGGGGGCTGGCGGTGTTTTTCCGTAGCGTTTGACAAGCCTGTCTCAGCGGAGGAAAAATACTGCCAGCCCCCACGGGCGCCTTAGCACTATGATGTTATCCCTGCAGGAAGCTCTTCACGATTGTATTAACCATCTTCCCATCAGCGCGCCCCTTAACCTTCGGCATCAGCACGCCCATAACCTTGCCCATATCCTTCGGCGTAGCAGCTCCGGTCTGTTCCACCGCAGCCTTCACGAGTTCACGCACTTCGTCTTCGGAAAGCTGAGCCGGCAGATAAGGCAGGAGCACATCGATTTCCGCCTGCGTCTTTTCCACCAAATCCTCACGGCCACCCTTCTGGAATTCTTCGATGGAATCACGGCGCATTTTTACTTCCTTGCTGATAACCGCGATTACATCTTCCTCGCCAAGTTCCTTCTGTCCGTCAATTTCCTGCTGGCGGATAGCACCGCGCACCATACGGATAACGGCCAGACGTTCCTTTTCCTTATTCTTCATGGCTTCTTTCATGTCAGCAGTAAGCTGTTCCTTTAACGACATTTTCTAATCCTCCTGTAATATAAATCCATATAACAAAAAGACACCTGAAAATCTTACGACTTGCAGGTGTCCCGCGCAAATTATCTGAACTTGCGTTTACGAGCTGCTTCAGATTTCTTCTTGCGGCGAACGCTCGGTTTCTCGTAATGTTCACGTTTTCTCACTTCAGCCAGAGTACCAGCTTTCTGGGACATACGCTTGAAGCGGCGGAGAGCACTATCGATTGATTCGTTTTTACCAACTTTAATTTCGTTTGCCATCTATTTTTCCCCCCCTCCACTTAACATGGGAGTTTGTGTTTCTAAAACTACACCACGAT
The Selenomonas ruminantium AC2024 DNA segment above includes these coding regions:
- a CDS encoding YecA family protein — protein: MEDQKKELTQAETLAQMMEADMEERKKALYRHKMPEKNTLKDMLNAMTKAELDDIRYNLNISGASSLKKAELAEKLAPEILKFARIWLPSILLEEYECFQHFILEKGKSAKLRDDDVRLDYLRGLGLLSCGKDGDKLIWYMPKEIRAEFKKLDSPNFEALATMNTEITRLTAGYLFYYGYMDYETLYTKVAGQLEADQRENLSFKDFVGVMLNASCWTNTIVALPQGVKYYTLIDENALEDEQRKHSNLDYAEFGYKQLFEAGANNHIDATNEYKDLAQFFMKEHGCDVLKAADIVGEIFILLQNGGSMQEAAEYLEQLGMMEDEAKMKAVVPLLIAYNNETHLWPLKGHTPSELFAKSGVGQVIPFAEVRRQKAGRNDPCPCGSGKKYKNCCLSKDEN
- a CDS encoding N-acetylmuramoyl-L-alanine amidase, coding for MKRIFFYIHLLLLTTLCLLLPLSAASAADEAFSERISGMAEITGIRDSFNGDKTRIVIDATKPVKYKKMVLSGPDRVVVDIENAWLSPKVDKHIHIDNRFVGGVKIAQFDPKTVRVVVETKVGKNNYNVFALSSGKTPGRIVMDFGNLTDSDDAQIDMSKTGSHPSTPKTEPAKPSTKPEPEPAEKQEPAGGEDMDGELAGITGLKGRIIVIDPGHGGSDSGAIGPTGVMEKSVTLRVSNEVKRLLVKEGATVYMTRNADIEVSKKRAKATDIEELQARCDVANVKKADIFVSIHMDSFTNNAAKGTTGYYYSLGDKRSRKLADKIRAGIVDQLGTQSRGTQSSNFYVVKHTDMPATLVEVAFISNESEEKMLDSEEGIRKAAQGIADGIADYFG
- the floA gene encoding flotillin-like protein FloA (flotillin-like protein involved in membrane lipid rafts), producing the protein MSGLIGTGFLLVLIIAFIMVFLHFVPIGLWISALAANVRVGIMTLVGMRMRRVPPNKIILPLIKANKAGLDVAVNQLEAHYLAGGNVDKVVDALIAAHRAQIPLPFERSAAIDLAGRDVLEAVQMSVNPKVIETPVVSAVAKNGIELKIKARVTVRANIDRLVGGAGEPTIIARVGEGIVTTVGSSESHNDVLANPDDISKTVLGKGLDAGTAFEILSIDIADVDVGRNIGAELQTDQAEADKRIAQAKAEERRAMAVAKEQEMKAYTQEMEAKVVEAQAEVPHAMAQALREGKLGVMDYYNLNNVQADTDMRNAISTSSAGSKLQAPSAPVK
- a CDS encoding NfeD family protein; this translates as MDMVVGMPVVQMLLLAIMFLAIMVEIKTGGLGAGILLGLVAAGVFWGSQYVKGLVSLYQIAIFMGGILCIIVEMLLPTVGLLAGLGVAAMLYSVVLALGGDIHALYAMLISFVAAIVIFALIVKRLPSSKLWNKVVLKDESRSERGFVSAAPRESLLGAVGEVLTELRPSGSVRLNGKPVDVVSEGAFVPKGVQVQVVAVEGNRVVVRQI
- a CDS encoding GatB/YqeY domain-containing protein, which codes for MSLKEQLTADMKEAMKNKEKERLAVIRMVRGAIRQQEIDGQKELGEEDVIAVISKEVKMRRDSIEEFQKGGREDLVEKTQAEIDVLLPYLPAQLSEDEVRELVKAAVEQTGAATPKDMGKVMGVLMPKVKGRADGKMVNTIVKSFLQG
- the rpsU gene encoding 30S ribosomal protein S21, whose product is MANEIKVGKNESIDSALRRFKRMSQKAGTLAEVRKREHYEKPSVRRKKKSEAARKRKFR